The following coding sequences are from one Paenibacillus sp. JDR-2 window:
- a CDS encoding S8 family peptidase, with protein sequence MNARKWVGICAVIALVAIVVPGTRYIFNDRKAPESEVRNFSAHQEKTLKVKTLNKDMDATALLCTTECSKEFRKLMNNETKEGTMKAQTDKVAHLMNMHKHMVYISWINGKRSVDRGALPDKTAAQYVEEAKAKIKASQPYHSKPFMSETGSRYMVLGVPSGKNNGIGVVGVINQDIVMQVERHQKRNLRLVPYPAEGNYRIESVEPNTNRETTVRDGEDNGNASHYHVKDVVVHFQDKLTTQQLEQIKQKINADKIQRIGDTYVFRSKNMDADKMVHYFQKSWKTEYVEPHYLYLTNETADNTADIITPNDALYSQYQWNLPSIETEKGWGLSKGNDKVIVAILDTGVQADHPDLKGKLLNGTNIVDTNAAPNDDVGHGTHVAGIIGATVNNGEGVAGISWYNKIMPVKVLDSSGAGSTYSVAQGIIWATDHGAKVINMSLGNYAQAEFLHDAIKYAYDHDVVMVAASGNDNTDRPGYPAAYPEVFAVAATDAAKNKASFSNYGDYIDVAAPGDSIASTYPGSQYAALSGTSMASPHVAALAGLIRSINPDLNNEEVMDIMRKSAIDLGNKGKDNYYGYGLIDVDKALKSASNYTTALQNFPSQTERRLEAISRRYNTGS encoded by the coding sequence ATGAATGCGAGAAAATGGGTTGGTATTTGTGCCGTTATTGCACTGGTAGCCATTGTCGTACCCGGTACACGATATATTTTTAATGACCGGAAAGCTCCTGAATCCGAAGTAAGAAATTTCTCGGCACATCAGGAAAAAACTCTAAAAGTAAAAACCTTAAACAAAGATATGGACGCAACCGCTCTGCTCTGTACAACGGAATGCAGCAAGGAATTCCGCAAGCTGATGAACAACGAAACCAAAGAGGGCACGATGAAGGCCCAGACCGATAAGGTCGCCCATTTGATGAACATGCATAAACACATGGTCTACATCAGCTGGATCAATGGCAAGCGAAGCGTGGACCGCGGCGCGCTCCCGGACAAAACAGCTGCACAATATGTTGAAGAGGCAAAAGCTAAAATAAAAGCCAGCCAGCCTTATCACTCAAAGCCGTTCATGAGCGAAACCGGCAGCCGGTACATGGTGCTTGGAGTACCTAGCGGCAAAAATAACGGTATTGGTGTCGTAGGTGTCATCAACCAGGATATCGTTATGCAGGTCGAACGCCATCAAAAACGGAATTTGCGGCTTGTACCTTATCCAGCAGAAGGCAACTACCGGATTGAATCGGTTGAACCTAACACCAACCGCGAAACGACAGTACGGGATGGCGAAGACAATGGCAATGCCAGCCATTATCACGTCAAGGATGTGGTTGTACATTTTCAGGATAAGCTGACAACCCAGCAATTAGAACAAATCAAACAAAAAATCAATGCCGATAAAATTCAGCGCATTGGCGATACCTACGTATTCCGTTCCAAGAACATGGATGCCGACAAAATGGTGCATTACTTCCAAAAATCCTGGAAAACCGAATACGTCGAGCCACATTATCTGTACCTGACGAACGAAACGGCGGATAACACTGCCGACATCATTACTCCTAACGACGCTCTGTATTCCCAATACCAGTGGAATCTGCCTTCCATCGAAACCGAAAAAGGCTGGGGCTTATCCAAAGGGAATGACAAGGTTATTGTTGCCATTCTGGACACCGGCGTCCAAGCCGATCATCCGGATTTGAAGGGCAAACTGCTCAATGGCACAAACATCGTGGATACGAATGCCGCTCCGAATGACGATGTTGGTCACGGTACCCATGTAGCAGGTATTATTGGCGCTACCGTCAACAATGGCGAAGGTGTTGCGGGTATCTCCTGGTATAACAAAATTATGCCGGTTAAAGTGCTCGACAGCAGCGGCGCAGGATCTACCTATTCGGTCGCGCAAGGGATTATCTGGGCTACCGACCATGGCGCCAAAGTTATTAATATGAGTCTTGGCAACTATGCGCAGGCTGAGTTCCTGCACGATGCAATTAAGTATGCTTACGATCATGACGTCGTGATGGTTGCAGCCAGCGGCAATGACAATACGGACCGGCCAGGTTACCCGGCTGCATATCCGGAAGTGTTTGCAGTCGCGGCAACGGATGCGGCGAAAAACAAAGCTTCATTCTCGAACTATGGCGATTACATTGACGTTGCGGCACCTGGCGACAGCATCGCCAGCACTTATCCGGGTAGCCAATATGCGGCCTTATCGGGCACCTCAATGGCCAGCCCGCATGTCGCAGCATTAGCCGGCTTGATTCGCTCGATAAACCCCGACCTCAATAATGAAGAGGTTATGGACATTATGCGCAAATCCGCCATTGACCTTGGCAACAAAGGCAAAGACAACTATTACGGCTACGGCTTGATCGACGTAGACAAGGCACTGAAGTCTGCTTCGAACTACACCACTGCCCTGCAGAACTTCCCAAGCCAAACCGAACGTCGCCTGGAGGCGATTAGCCGGCGGTATAACACGGGGAGCTAA